From Nitrospirota bacterium, one genomic window encodes:
- a CDS encoding anhydro-N-acetylmuramic acid kinase, which translates to MHVVGLMSGTSGDGVDAALVDITGRGRTVKARTLAAHTLAYPRSLQQRILSASVSGTVADICHLNALLGEWFANAALHVIRQAKLQPSDVTLIGSHGQTVHHLPHGVHAPGVGSIRSTLQIAEPAVIAERTGITTIANFRPRDIAAGGQGAPLTPAAHALLLKHARRARLVVNLGGISNVTYVPKGGRLSGVQAFDTGPANMVLDSLMVRVTDGRLLMDRDGKLAMKGQVDSRLLGKLLAHPFLSKRPPKSTGREAFGPDLIEELIAIQQQRSLSIEDLLATCSMWTAKAVGTSRRWINGEIDEVVVGGGGVRNRAIMTHLATVFAPVPVTTFEALGWDSKSFEAVAFALLAYQTVTGQWGNIPSVTGATHSVILGTIVPNGPRWRESFPAR; encoded by the coding sequence ATGCATGTAGTTGGACTTATGTCTGGGACATCCGGTGACGGAGTCGATGCCGCACTTGTGGACATTACCGGGCGAGGCCGTACGGTGAAGGCGAGGACCTTGGCCGCGCATACGCTGGCCTATCCACGTTCGTTACAGCAGCGTATTCTCTCCGCGTCTGTTTCCGGGACGGTCGCAGATATTTGTCATCTCAATGCGCTGCTCGGTGAATGGTTCGCCAATGCCGCGCTGCATGTGATTCGGCAGGCAAAACTTCAGCCAAGCGATGTGACGTTGATCGGTTCGCATGGGCAAACCGTGCACCACCTTCCGCACGGCGTTCATGCGCCGGGTGTCGGCTCGATTCGTTCAACCCTCCAAATTGCCGAGCCGGCCGTGATTGCCGAGCGAACGGGGATTACCACGATTGCGAACTTTCGGCCGCGGGATATTGCTGCAGGAGGCCAAGGGGCTCCACTGACGCCGGCCGCGCATGCTCTGCTGTTGAAACATGCGCGCCGTGCACGGTTGGTCGTGAATCTCGGGGGCATCAGCAACGTGACCTATGTGCCGAAGGGGGGACGTCTTAGTGGAGTGCAGGCCTTCGATACGGGGCCGGCTAATATGGTGCTGGACAGTCTGATGGTGCGCGTGACCGACGGGCGATTGTTGATGGACCGCGATGGAAAGTTAGCGATGAAGGGGCAGGTCGATTCACGATTGCTGGGCAAGTTGCTCGCTCACCCATTTCTGTCAAAACGACCCCCGAAATCAACCGGACGGGAAGCGTTTGGTCCTGATCTCATCGAGGAGCTGATTGCGATTCAACAGCAACGGAGCCTCTCTATCGAGGATTTGTTGGCGACCTGCAGTATGTGGACGGCCAAGGCGGTGGGGACGTCGCGGCGGTGGATCAACGGAGAGATCGATGAGGTGGTGGTGGGCGGCGGTGGCGTCCGCAATCGGGCGATCATGACTCATCTCGCAACCGTATTCGCTCCGGTTCCGGTCACCACATTCGAAGCACTGGGGTGGGACAGTAAGTCGTTTGAAGCGGTGGCCTTTGCACTGTTGGCCTATCAAACCGTGACCGGCCAATGGGGCAATATTCCGTCAGTGACGGGCGCTACGCATTCCGTGATTCTTGGTACGATTGTGCCGAACGGACCACGCTGGCGTGAATCCTTTCCTGCGCGATAG
- a CDS encoding DUF2726 domain-containing protein, which translates to MNPFLRDSSMMENIVIGLAIASLVFLIWRLMISSSSEPARKESVVIPPGVTLRPQPLLTDTDLMLYNLIRLAVEDHYLVFARVPLWSVVSVEAEGKVRSQVLRQIALKQLDFVLVHPGTKAAEQVVLLEEGFPPQPHEVTRTREIQAVLQAAGITLTTLKPNTSYTVPQLAQLLGVGEDE; encoded by the coding sequence GTGAATCCTTTCCTGCGCGATAGCAGCATGATGGAGAATATTGTTATCGGACTTGCCATCGCGTCTCTGGTGTTTCTGATTTGGCGCCTGATGATTTCATCAAGCAGTGAGCCGGCCAGGAAAGAGAGCGTAGTGATTCCTCCTGGCGTGACGTTGCGGCCTCAGCCCTTGCTGACCGACACCGATCTCATGCTCTACAATCTCATACGTTTGGCCGTAGAAGATCATTATCTTGTCTTTGCGAGGGTTCCACTCTGGTCTGTTGTCAGTGTCGAGGCGGAGGGAAAGGTTCGGTCTCAGGTGTTGAGGCAGATCGCGCTGAAGCAACTCGACTTTGTGTTGGTTCACCCGGGAACGAAGGCGGCCGAGCAGGTTGTGTTGCTTGAGGAAGGGTTCCCTCCTCAGCCACATGAGGTCACTCGAACTCGCGAGATCCAGGCTGTTCTGCAGGCAGCGGGCATTACCTTGACCACCTTGAAGCCCAACACGTCTTATACCGTGCCTCAGCTGGCTCAGCTGCTTGGCGTCGGCGAAGACGAGTGA
- the ybgF gene encoding tol-pal system protein YbgF, with translation MTILKIVLPGILAVLLSFNPAVAAPSHMQDSSRHLYDRVMEEFKHRDYEAALAGFRFFLELHGQSSLAANAQYWVGECQYRLGRYKEALKSFYNVVSDYPMSQKLAASTLKLGQTYAKIKDHEKARMMYERVIDQYPESAEAELARKAIDVAAIRDVEPATQLVGTGPGE, from the coding sequence ATGACAATACTGAAAATTGTGCTCCCAGGAATCCTGGCGGTGCTGCTATCGTTCAATCCCGCTGTCGCTGCACCGTCCCACATGCAGGACTCGTCTCGACACCTCTATGATCGAGTGATGGAAGAGTTTAAACATCGGGATTACGAAGCTGCGCTGGCAGGATTTCGATTCTTTCTCGAACTGCACGGGCAATCCTCTTTGGCCGCCAACGCGCAGTATTGGGTGGGAGAATGCCAGTACCGGCTCGGGCGCTATAAGGAAGCCCTGAAGTCATTTTACAACGTCGTGTCCGACTATCCGATGAGCCAAAAACTTGCGGCGTCCACGCTCAAACTTGGTCAAACCTACGCCAAGATCAAGGATCATGAGAAAGCCCGCATGATGTACGAACGAGTCATCGATCAATATCCAGAGAGCGCAGAAGCCGAACTGGCGAGGAAAGCCATTGACGTCGCCGCGATACGTGATGTGGAACCGGCAACACAGCTGGTTGGCACCGGCCCTGGCGAATAG
- a CDS encoding right-handed parallel beta-helix repeat-containing protein: MKTEPPPNPLGGKTLIVDANDADAYPRPSAALLDAGELDQVFVRPGIYEDKVFVTGRPIHLVGAGRDDVQIFSRRGGPLYLQQVPSGRISGITFRYVGSDQNSAMNLLDSSCTVTQCRATEGILSGVVIYGPQSRLTFVGNEVCGNRESGIFVFAGAQPRIADNVCRGNHHFGIAVRDSGSHPELVRNQCRENMLSGILLFHHAEALLVDNTCSENQHWGIVMTPDSHPTPGREALDTSNILAPNPRGTLIVTDQPLGDIGR; this comes from the coding sequence ATGAAGACTGAGCCTCCGCCGAATCCACTCGGTGGAAAGACTTTGATCGTCGATGCGAATGACGCCGACGCCTATCCGCGACCCAGTGCGGCGCTTCTCGATGCTGGTGAGCTGGACCAGGTGTTTGTTCGTCCCGGGATCTATGAGGACAAAGTCTTTGTCACGGGGCGACCGATACATTTGGTTGGAGCCGGTCGAGATGACGTGCAGATTTTTTCCCGTCGTGGAGGGCCTCTCTATCTCCAGCAGGTCCCCAGTGGGCGCATCTCTGGCATCACGTTTCGATACGTCGGAAGTGACCAAAATTCTGCGATGAACCTGCTCGACTCCTCTTGTACGGTGACCCAGTGCCGTGCCACGGAGGGTATTCTCTCCGGCGTGGTAATTTATGGGCCGCAATCACGACTGACATTTGTCGGGAATGAAGTTTGTGGCAACCGGGAATCGGGGATATTTGTGTTTGCCGGAGCACAGCCGAGGATTGCCGACAATGTCTGCAGGGGCAACCACCATTTCGGCATTGCGGTCCGGGATTCAGGGAGCCATCCTGAGCTCGTTAGAAACCAGTGCCGTGAAAACATGCTGAGCGGGATTCTCCTCTTCCATCACGCGGAAGCACTTCTCGTCGACAATACCTGCAGTGAGAATCAGCATTGGGGGATTGTGATGACTCCCGATTCCCACCCGACTCCTGGTCGGGAGGCGCTCGACACCTCAAACATTCTTGCCCCCAATCCGCGAGGAACCTTGATCGTAACAGACCAGCCGCTAGGTGACATCGGACGGTGA
- a CDS encoding GGDEF domain-containing response regulator: MIKVLLVEDNDVDAQLTQDLLSEWSIEEFRITRVKTLGEGLALLGRDRFDAVLLDLSLPDAFGLPTVRQVHATSPTIPVVVLSGVSDQSLALQAVQQGAQDYLVKGQGHPELLARAVRYAIERKRSEERLTYLAQYDHLTGLVNRSLFRDRLLQAMARSKRLQQPIGLMLLDLDRFKAVNDTFGHDMGDDLLKAVSERLKTCVREVDTVARMGGDEFTIILEGVSSDQNILVVAKRITESIATPFELQGHHISIGVSIGVTIYPHDDHPVDELLKHADTAMYRAKQQGGNSFHLHEAAEAHVPNLPA; encoded by the coding sequence ATGATCAAAGTGCTCCTCGTCGAAGACAATGATGTCGACGCGCAACTCACGCAAGATCTCCTGTCTGAATGGAGCATCGAGGAATTCAGGATCACTCGCGTGAAAACGCTGGGAGAGGGACTGGCGCTACTCGGCCGTGACCGGTTCGACGCAGTCCTCTTGGATCTGTCCCTCCCGGATGCCTTCGGTCTTCCGACTGTCAGACAAGTCCACGCCACAAGTCCAACAATCCCGGTGGTCGTCCTAAGCGGTGTCAGCGACCAAAGCCTGGCGCTTCAAGCCGTTCAACAGGGGGCGCAAGATTATCTCGTCAAAGGGCAAGGCCATCCTGAACTGCTAGCTCGTGCCGTCCGTTATGCGATAGAACGGAAACGCTCAGAAGAACGCCTGACCTACCTCGCGCAGTACGATCACTTGACTGGGCTGGTGAATCGCAGCCTCTTTCGTGATCGGCTGCTTCAAGCCATGGCTCGAAGCAAGCGACTACAACAACCGATTGGCCTCATGCTCCTCGACCTCGATCGGTTCAAGGCCGTGAATGATACCTTTGGGCACGACATGGGTGACGACCTGCTTAAGGCCGTATCGGAGCGTCTCAAGACCTGTGTGCGTGAAGTCGATACCGTGGCCCGGATGGGCGGAGACGAGTTCACCATTATCCTGGAAGGCGTTTCCTCTGACCAGAATATCCTGGTGGTGGCGAAACGCATCACGGAGTCGATCGCCACGCCGTTCGAACTACAGGGCCATCACATCTCCATCGGGGTCAGCATTGGCGTGACGATTTATCCGCACGACGATCATCCCGTCGACGAATTACTGAAGCATGCCGACACGGCAATGTATCGAGCAAAACAGCAAGGCGGCAACAGCTTTCACCTACACGAAGCCGCTGAGGCGCACGTTCCGAATCTCCCCGCATAA
- a CDS encoding PilZ domain-containing protein — protein sequence MTKLRYCERVDTHFPVVFAGEAYVGEGTVLNVSVPGCAIHSRKRVRPGSYLEMRILVPDAPSPLRVGLAKVRWCEGRQFGVEFIRMPGEDQVHLGRLVKKEAPLALLPQTDRWQGRAPNRRIGR from the coding sequence ATGACGAAGCTTCGGTACTGTGAACGAGTCGACACGCACTTCCCTGTTGTATTTGCCGGTGAGGCCTACGTGGGGGAGGGAACCGTGCTCAACGTATCTGTCCCTGGCTGCGCTATTCACAGTCGAAAGCGAGTACGGCCTGGCTCCTATCTTGAGATGAGAATACTCGTTCCTGACGCCCCGTCTCCGCTCCGAGTCGGGTTAGCCAAAGTGCGCTGGTGCGAGGGCCGACAGTTCGGTGTCGAATTTATCCGAATGCCTGGTGAAGACCAAGTCCACTTAGGTCGGCTGGTCAAAAAAGAGGCTCCCCTCGCCCTGCTACCTCAGACCGATAGGTGGCAAGGGCGCGCTCCTAATCGTCGGATCGGCCGGTAA
- a CDS encoding lytic transglycosylase domain-containing protein, producing MVTSAPSALADEPVFGYVGPTNVVDIGHRRTDDSVTAVRRKAHYHHGLADLELEQAVSRAAQQYQIQPALRLAVMKAESSFNPTVVSKVGAVGLMQLIPETAIRHGVRNLYDTNDNITGGAKHLRYLLDRFHGNLRLAVAAYNAGERKVDRYGQIPPYKETQDYVKKVFAYYRGYRKDGWVMPVVMIDPPLLAGQQY from the coding sequence ATGGTGACGTCAGCGCCGTCTGCTCTCGCCGACGAGCCGGTATTTGGATACGTCGGTCCCACGAATGTGGTGGACATCGGGCATCGACGGACAGACGATTCTGTTACAGCCGTTCGCCGCAAGGCCCACTACCACCATGGGTTGGCGGATCTGGAGCTTGAACAGGCGGTTAGTCGTGCGGCACAGCAGTATCAGATTCAACCGGCCTTGCGCCTTGCGGTGATGAAGGCTGAGTCTTCATTTAATCCGACAGTGGTTTCAAAGGTAGGAGCGGTAGGACTGATGCAATTGATTCCGGAAACCGCTATCCGTCATGGCGTGCGCAACTTGTACGATACGAACGACAACATCACCGGTGGAGCCAAACATTTGCGTTACCTTCTGGATCGGTTCCACGGAAATCTCCGGTTAGCCGTGGCTGCCTATAACGCGGGCGAACGAAAGGTGGATCGATATGGGCAGATCCCGCCTTATAAGGAAACGCAGGATTATGTGAAAAAGGTATTCGCCTACTATCGTGGCTACAGGAAAGACGGTTGGGTTATGCCGGTCGTGATGATCGATCCGCCTCTGCTCGCAGGCCAACAGTACTAG
- the fmt gene encoding methionyl-tRNA formyltransferase, with protein MRLVFMGTPDFAVASLEALLQSDDSVVGVVTQPDRPKGRGQVLTPSPVKLLALRAKIPLLQPLKMKDPEFLQTLAGWKPDFIAVTAFGRILPPAILSLPLRGCINVHGSLLPKYRGAGPIQWAIINGEMETGITTMLMDEGMDTGAMLLQEAIPITPEDTAGTLSPRLAELGGRLLVETIARLKAGTLVPRPQDSSQATLAPLLNKEDGVIDWALPATVLANRVRGLAPWPGAYTSVAGGDRWTIWRALALYESASKPPGTVVAVTKEAIHVATGEGVLAVMELQPANSRRMVVSQYLAGHPIAVGLQLGGPVPS; from the coding sequence ATGCGTCTTGTATTTATGGGCACACCAGACTTTGCGGTTGCCTCTCTTGAGGCCTTGTTGCAGTCGGACGATTCCGTTGTTGGGGTGGTCACACAACCGGATCGCCCGAAAGGGCGCGGGCAAGTCCTCACGCCGTCACCGGTAAAACTGCTGGCCCTGCGAGCAAAAATTCCTCTGCTGCAACCACTCAAGATGAAGGATCCTGAATTTCTCCAGACTCTGGCTGGCTGGAAGCCGGACTTCATTGCGGTTACGGCGTTCGGGCGTATCTTACCTCCGGCCATCCTCTCACTTCCCCTGCGTGGCTGCATCAATGTGCATGGTTCCCTTCTTCCCAAATATCGCGGCGCCGGTCCGATCCAGTGGGCCATCATCAACGGCGAGATGGAAACAGGCATTACGACCATGCTGATGGATGAGGGGATGGATACCGGCGCGATGTTGCTTCAAGAAGCCATCCCTATTACCCCTGAGGATACGGCAGGCACCCTCTCGCCACGTTTGGCGGAACTCGGAGGCAGATTACTGGTCGAAACGATTGCCCGACTCAAGGCCGGCACCCTCGTGCCGCGGCCACAAGATTCGTCACAGGCGACGTTGGCACCCTTACTGAACAAAGAAGATGGCGTGATCGATTGGGCCTTGCCTGCCACGGTGTTGGCCAATCGGGTCCGTGGCCTCGCTCCCTGGCCGGGGGCCTATACCTCCGTGGCTGGAGGTGACCGATGGACGATCTGGCGAGCCCTGGCGCTTTACGAATCGGCCTCAAAGCCTCCGGGGACAGTTGTTGCCGTGACCAAAGAGGCGATTCATGTCGCAACCGGAGAGGGAGTCCTTGCCGTGATGGAATTGCAGCCGGCCAATAGTCGCCGCATGGTTGTCTCTCAATATTTGGCAGGCCACCCGATTGCCGTTGGATTGCAGTTAGGGGGACCGGTTCCTTCCTAG
- the rsmB gene encoding 16S rRNA (cytosine(967)-C(5))-methyltransferase RsmB: MASGPRSLFTVQTAPSARAIALSLLVESDKSEEGVDVLLDRALARCSFDSRDRALTVELTYGVLRRLATIDWRLEPVLDKPLLRLPVAVQMVLRLGAYQLLFLDRIPQSAAVNESVNLTRAFAGTVGRDWSGLVNAVLRSLLRHPPEPWPSMDQDPAQALAVRYSIPGWLSRRWVERLGPATAEAVCEGVSIAPPMTLRVNQLVTSRDALLEQFAQAGIAAKQTTVSPFGIVLEDGGLVPSLPGFQEGAFYVEDEAAQLIPLLLDPQPGDVILDACAAPGGKSTHLADLMQNKGTIYAVDRKGTRLDLLKSNCSRLNLQIVVPIIGDIRQPREWVPLIETAAGSSVKKTKVGELLVDRILVDAPCSGLGVLRRHPEAKWRKDEQSLPRHQALQCQILEAVAPCLRPGGVLVYSTCSTESEENEDVIEQFCRAHAEFQRESVVRWLPPEARGFVTEQGAFSTVGNQFSMDGFYAARLKKVS; the protein is encoded by the coding sequence ATGGCATCTGGTCCTCGATCCCTCTTTACTGTCCAGACCGCACCGTCAGCCCGTGCGATCGCCCTCTCGTTGCTGGTGGAGTCCGACAAGAGCGAGGAGGGCGTTGATGTGCTGTTGGACCGAGCCCTTGCGCGTTGCTCGTTCGACAGTCGTGATCGGGCGCTCACGGTGGAACTCACCTATGGAGTCTTGCGGCGGCTTGCAACTATCGATTGGCGGCTTGAACCGGTTTTGGACAAGCCGTTGCTTCGCCTTCCCGTCGCCGTGCAGATGGTGCTTCGTCTCGGGGCCTATCAACTGTTGTTTCTCGATCGTATTCCACAGTCTGCTGCCGTCAACGAATCAGTCAACCTCACCAGAGCTTTTGCCGGCACAGTGGGCAGGGACTGGAGCGGTCTCGTCAATGCGGTGTTGCGCTCGCTCTTGCGTCATCCTCCTGAGCCCTGGCCCAGTATGGACCAGGATCCGGCTCAGGCCCTCGCCGTACGGTACTCAATTCCTGGATGGCTCAGCCGGCGATGGGTGGAGCGTCTAGGTCCAGCCACTGCGGAGGCGGTTTGCGAGGGAGTCAGCATTGCGCCTCCGATGACGCTTCGGGTGAACCAGCTCGTTACGAGTAGGGACGCGCTCCTCGAACAGTTTGCGCAGGCTGGTATTGCAGCTAAGCAGACCACCGTAAGCCCGTTTGGCATCGTGCTGGAAGACGGTGGCCTCGTGCCTTCGCTTCCGGGGTTTCAAGAGGGCGCCTTTTATGTCGAAGATGAAGCCGCGCAATTGATTCCTCTTCTTCTTGACCCTCAGCCTGGTGATGTCATACTCGATGCTTGTGCGGCGCCGGGAGGGAAATCCACCCATCTGGCCGATCTGATGCAGAACAAGGGGACGATCTACGCCGTCGATCGGAAAGGGACCCGCCTGGATCTGCTGAAAAGTAATTGCAGCCGGCTCAACCTTCAGATTGTCGTGCCGATCATCGGCGATATTCGCCAGCCGAGGGAGTGGGTTCCTCTGATCGAGACGGCCGCTGGTTCCTCCGTGAAGAAAACCAAAGTCGGCGAACTATTGGTTGATCGAATTTTGGTGGATGCCCCCTGTAGTGGGCTCGGTGTGTTACGGCGGCATCCCGAAGCGAAGTGGCGAAAGGATGAGCAGTCGCTCCCTCGACATCAGGCGCTTCAGTGCCAGATTCTTGAGGCCGTTGCGCCATGCTTGCGGCCCGGCGGGGTGCTGGTCTATAGTACGTGCTCGACAGAATCGGAAGAAAATGAAGATGTGATCGAGCAATTCTGTCGTGCCCATGCGGAGTTTCAGCGTGAGTCCGTTGTTCGCTGGCTCCCGCCTGAGGCACGTGGTTTTGTCACCGAACAAGGCGCATTCTCGACAGTAGGGAACCAGTTCTCGATGGACGGATTTTACGCTGCACGACTGAAGAAGGTTTCCTGA
- the rpe gene encoding ribulose-phosphate 3-epimerase gives MARPIFIAPSILASDFARLADEVAAVERGGADFLHIDVMDGHFVPNLTIGPPIVAALRKVTKLPLDVHLMMTNADAFIAEFAEAGADYLTVHVEACPHLHRTVQSIKERGVKAGVTLNPATSLSTIEEILSEVDLVLIMSVNPGFGGQTFIPSCLKKIASARAMIDRAGSRALLEVDGGVKIDNANQVLAAGADVLVSGSAIFSSRDYAATIAAMRAAGQLSSTTPQRVSVQR, from the coding sequence ATGGCACGCCCTATTTTTATCGCTCCTTCAATTCTTGCGTCTGACTTTGCCAGACTGGCCGATGAAGTGGCAGCCGTGGAGCGGGGAGGGGCTGACTTTCTCCATATCGATGTCATGGACGGGCATTTCGTCCCCAATTTGACCATCGGTCCGCCGATCGTGGCGGCGCTCAGAAAAGTGACCAAGTTGCCGCTCGATGTCCATCTCATGATGACGAATGCCGATGCCTTCATCGCGGAGTTCGCCGAGGCGGGAGCGGATTACCTCACGGTTCACGTAGAAGCCTGCCCTCATCTCCATCGCACGGTGCAATCGATCAAGGAACGAGGCGTCAAGGCCGGGGTGACGCTGAATCCGGCCACCTCACTCAGCACGATTGAGGAAATTCTCTCCGAGGTCGATTTGGTCCTGATCATGTCAGTCAATCCTGGTTTTGGCGGCCAAACGTTTATCCCTTCCTGTCTCAAGAAGATTGCTTCGGCGCGGGCCATGATCGATCGGGCGGGAAGCCGCGCGTTGCTCGAAGTGGACGGTGGCGTCAAGATCGACAATGCGAACCAGGTGCTTGCTGCGGGAGCCGATGTCTTGGTCTCAGGATCGGCCATTTTCTCTAGTCGTGACTATGCCGCAACGATCGCTGCGATGCGCGCAGCCGGCCAACTTTCTTCCACGACGCCACAGCGCGTCTCTGTTCAACGATAG
- a CDS encoding phenylalanine--tRNA ligase subunit alpha — translation MNISSLIDSLHPLEVKVLSTFALNPSAVLQTEQLAQSSGLEPSQLSMAVEWLLAKSLLAVDTEIVTPMVSLTKVGELYVEKHSPIERVLAAAREAATTGKRLTIQDIQSREGLEPAEVSGAIGRLKKEGALLIIQGGCIESTGRPSPTAEAIRGLLQQVHQAPREMQSFSDAQRQVIQDHAVKRGNAKEPFRIDDRVARSLKLSAAGMEAAQQLSKQGVLEEVSQLTPELLKDGSWRTKRFRKYTISLRAPRIAPGKKHPYREFLDTVKTKLVSMGFQEMRGPLVETEFWNMDALFMPQFHPARDIHDVYFVKEPKQATSIAEPFLSRVAQAHQDGGATGSTGWNYPFDMARARRLVLRSQGTAVSAHTLAAQPAVPGKYFSIARCFRYDQVDATHATDFFQVEGIVLGEDINFRTLLGLLNLFAREVAQAKEVKFLPAYFPFTEPSVEMHVRHPKLGWMELGGAGLFRSEVTLPLGVTVPVIAWGLGLDRMAMVALGIHDIRELFTDNLDLIRSTKGAF, via the coding sequence GTGAATATTTCTTCCCTCATCGATAGCCTCCATCCCCTCGAAGTCAAAGTCCTTTCGACCTTTGCCTTGAATCCCTCTGCGGTGCTCCAAACAGAACAGTTGGCGCAGTCCTCCGGGTTGGAGCCCTCGCAGCTGAGCATGGCGGTCGAATGGTTGCTTGCCAAGTCGTTGTTGGCAGTCGATACCGAGATCGTGACGCCGATGGTCTCGCTCACCAAAGTCGGCGAGCTGTACGTTGAAAAGCATTCGCCGATTGAACGGGTGCTCGCTGCCGCTCGCGAGGCGGCGACAACGGGCAAACGTCTGACCATTCAGGATATCCAATCGCGGGAGGGGCTGGAACCGGCCGAAGTGAGCGGTGCGATTGGTCGGCTTAAAAAAGAAGGCGCACTCCTGATCATTCAAGGCGGCTGTATCGAATCGACCGGCCGGCCGAGCCCAACTGCAGAGGCCATACGGGGATTACTACAACAGGTTCATCAAGCGCCTCGGGAGATGCAGTCATTTTCAGACGCACAACGGCAAGTCATTCAAGACCATGCCGTCAAACGAGGAAATGCGAAAGAGCCATTCCGCATCGATGATCGGGTCGCCAGATCGCTGAAGCTTTCTGCCGCCGGTATGGAGGCTGCGCAGCAGCTCTCCAAACAAGGGGTCTTGGAAGAGGTCTCCCAGCTGACTCCCGAGCTATTGAAAGACGGGAGCTGGCGAACGAAACGCTTCCGTAAGTACACGATCAGTCTTCGCGCGCCACGGATTGCGCCGGGCAAAAAACATCCCTATCGCGAGTTTCTCGATACCGTGAAGACGAAGCTTGTGAGCATGGGATTCCAGGAAATGCGGGGCCCGCTGGTGGAGACCGAATTCTGGAACATGGACGCCCTCTTTATGCCGCAGTTCCATCCGGCACGAGACATCCATGACGTCTATTTCGTCAAGGAGCCGAAACAGGCCACGTCGATTGCAGAACCGTTTTTGTCTCGGGTCGCGCAAGCGCATCAGGATGGCGGTGCAACCGGTTCAACCGGCTGGAACTATCCCTTCGATATGGCGCGTGCGCGCCGGCTGGTCTTGCGAAGCCAGGGGACGGCCGTTTCGGCCCATACGTTGGCCGCACAACCGGCGGTACCGGGAAAGTATTTTTCCATCGCCCGTTGTTTTCGTTATGACCAAGTCGATGCGACGCATGCGACCGATTTTTTCCAGGTGGAAGGGATCGTCCTTGGCGAAGACATCAACTTTCGTACGTTGCTCGGTCTGCTGAATCTCTTTGCCCGTGAAGTGGCCCAGGCGAAGGAGGTCAAGTTTCTTCCGGCCTACTTCCCGTTCACCGAACCCTCGGTCGAGATGCATGTGCGCCATCCGAAGCTTGGCTGGATGGAGCTTGGCGGAGCCGGGCTGTTCCGGTCGGAGGTCACTCTTCCGTTGGGTGTGACCGTTCCGGTGATCGCCTGGGGGCTTGGGCTCGATCGCATGGCGATGGTGGCGCTCGGGATTCACGATATTCGCGAGTTGTTTACCGACAATCTTGATCTCATCCGCTCCACCAAGGGGGCTTTCTAG